In Holophagales bacterium, one DNA window encodes the following:
- a CDS encoding cytidine deaminase — MDWKPLLDAAFAARRNAHAPYSGFKVGAALLCEDGTIVAGCNVENRSYGLTICAERNAITTAAATGHRRFRAVAIVADSDPLTPPCGMCRESLQEFCDDLPILLANLRGEQRETTLRVIFPEPFVFAPPAG, encoded by the coding sequence ATGGACTGGAAGCCGCTCCTCGACGCCGCCTTCGCCGCACGCCGCAACGCCCATGCCCCCTACAGCGGGTTCAAGGTGGGTGCCGCGCTGCTCTGCGAGGACGGCACCATCGTCGCCGGATGCAACGTCGAGAACCGCAGCTATGGCCTGACGATCTGCGCCGAGCGCAACGCCATCACCACCGCTGCGGCCACCGGACATCGCCGCTTCCGCGCCGTCGCCATCGTGGCCGACTCCGATCCGCTCACCCCGCCCTGCGGGATGTGTCGCGAGTCGCTCCAGGAGTTCTGCGACGACCTGCCGATCCTGCTCGCCAATCTCCGTGGCGAGCAGCGCGAAACGACGTTGCGAGTCATCTTCCCCGAGCCCTTCGTCTTCGCGCCGCCGGCAGGCTGA